Proteins encoded in a region of the Globicephala melas chromosome 1, mGloMel1.2, whole genome shotgun sequence genome:
- the NDUFS5 gene encoding NADH dehydrogenase [ubiquinone] iron-sulfur protein 5 has product MPFFDVQKRLGLDLDRWMTIQSAEQPLKIPGRCHAFEKEWIECAHGIGGIRAQKECKIEYDDFVECLLRQKTMKRLSAIQRQRDKLIKEGKYTPPPQHLGKEDP; this is encoded by the exons ATGCCTTTCTTTGATGTGCAGAAAAGGCTGGGTCTTGACTTAGACCGCTGGATGACAATCCAGAGTGCTGAGCAGCCTCTCAAGATTCCAGGTCGATGCCAtgcttttgaaaaagaatggatagagTGCGCACATGGTATTGGTGGTATTCGCGCGCAGAAAGAGTGCAAGATAGAATATGATGATTTCGTAGAGTGTCTACTTCGACAGAAAACG ATGAAACGTCTGAGTGCCATCCAGAGGCAGCGGGATAAGCTAATAAAGGAAGGGAAGTACACACCTCCACCTCAGCACCTGGGCAAGGAGGATCCTTGA